TCATTAAAGCAGTATGATGAATCATTTGCCAATCGATTTGTGAATGCGTTTGATCATTTTTACCAGACAGGCGAGAAAAAGAAAATCATACAATTAGTTGAAGATATTTTACAGCCATACGGCGGAACGCTATTTGCAGGTTTTTCCTTGGGGAAGGAGAAGGGATGAATGGGTGGAAACAGGGTGAGGCTTAATGATTCCATATCGAAGTTTATAGACTTAACATCAACCCTAGATTATTTTATGGCTGAATTTTTATGAAGTATGCAGGAGGGAAAAGAATAGTGATTAATTATAACGGACGAACCTTTGTTTCTGCAGAAAACACAGCAAATGGAGAAGTATCCTCACAGACTGTTTTTGAATATAAACAAACCAATCATATCATTTCAGCTACCTATCATGGGGGAAATATCGTGCAGGGGATGTTAATCGGCCTCATCATGGAAGATGGCTGCCTGCAATTCAGGTACAATCACATCAATCGCCGGAATGAGATTAGGGGCGGGGAGTGTGTTTCAACCCCTGAAATCCTGCCTGATGGAAGAGTAAGATTGCATGAGCAATGGAAATGGCTTGATGCGGAGAATACGGAAGGAAGCTCTATTATAGAAGAAGTTGAATTTTGAGTCAGGCGTAGCGAAAGAAGGCAGCTTTTGAGCAAGACTGGAATACCTTAATTTTAAAAGAGGTGTGTAAATGGATTTCTTCATTATCCTTATCATCTTCTTTACCGTTACAGCCAATTTGATAGGGTTTCTCATCTTCAAAAAGAGTGGAAATCTATACTTGGCAGCTTTAGCTATCCTAATATTGGCTGGTGTATTCGGGGCGATTGAAGGCTTTTGGGCTGTGGCGGTCATAGAGGATGGATTTGCTTTTTTTTTTACGGATTTCACCTTGCTACCATCTTGCTATACAACAGTATAATCATCATTCTTATAGCCATGTTAGGGTGGATCATTAAGAAAATCAAAAAGCATTGGTAGGGAATTATATCTAATAAATGGGGCGGTTCTTTCTATGCGGCGAAAGGGCTGGTCAACTAAAAGGGAGCTAACTGAATTGTTTGATGAATTAAAGGGTTTAGTAGAAAGATCAAGTGAAGAGGAAGTGAAGTCACTTTTATTTCATATCCTGCTTAATATCAATATGGTTGAAGAGTCAAATATGCCGGAGGAGGAATTAACCCAAAATTTGAAAAAGATTTATAAGGATTTCTTGAACTATAAATCTGCGCAAACAGTTAATATGGATGAAAAAGATTATAAGGCTGCCCATATTGTTTTTGGTGATTCGGCTTCAGGTAGTTTGAGAATGGTCTTAAAAGATATGAAATTACAAGACAGTGAAGAGATTATCCATTTTTCGGATTTATTTTCGATTGGTCCAATTTGGAGATTGCACGAGGAGACAGGTCTGATTAACAGGGCAGAATGGCTCCGAAATCACATCAATTTAGATGAGGAATATATTGATAAGTACCAAGATCATTTTACTCAGACAATCTTAAAGATCCAATCTATTGACCCAAATATACCAATTTACATTTGGACAGGAGATAACTCTCACGAACAAACGGCCCTAAGATTTGTTTTATATTTATTAAGAGAACAAACAAATCATATTATTTTAATGAAGACAACAGCAAGTTATAAAAAAATGGTTAATAGACCAGATATCGAACACTATCCTTTACATACGGGTGAAATTATACCCGAGAAGTTGAGAATGATTTATGAGGATAATAGGATGGCACATTCTTTGTCCTCAATGGAACGTAAAAGGTTCGAGGCTGAATGGGGAAAGAGATCTGGTGAACAAGAGGTTC
This DNA window, taken from Pradoshia eiseniae, encodes the following:
- a CDS encoding n-acetylglutamate synthase; its protein translation is MINYNGRTFVSAENTANGEVSSQTVFEYKQTNHIISATYHGGNIVQGMLIGLIMEDGCLQFRYNHINRRNEIRGGECVSTPEILPDGRVRLHEQWKWLDAENTEGSSIIEEVEF
- a CDS encoding DUF1835 domain-containing protein, which gives rise to MFDELKGLVERSSEEEVKSLLFHILLNINMVEESNMPEEELTQNLKKIYKDFLNYKSAQTVNMDEKDYKAAHIVFGDSASGSLRMVLKDMKLQDSEEIIHFSDLFSIGPIWRLHEETGLINRAEWLRNHINLDEEYIDKYQDHFTQTILKIQSIDPNIPIYIWTGDNSHEQTALRFVLYLLREQTNHIILMKTTASYKKMVNRPDIEHYPLHTGEIIPEKLRMIYEDNRMAHSLSSMERKRFEAEWGKRSGEQEVLRIWEKGEIQHVDEDYYDDDIIDIARRLHNEQPVKGFLKSARVIGEAIGNLNQYIGDLYIEYRVRHLIMNGVFEIQGIPKAMRFYSVKLR